A genomic region of Caulobacter sp. NIBR2454 contains the following coding sequences:
- a CDS encoding phosphatase PAP2 family protein: MAQLALRILRLLTQAVRLGRAELAALFALLIVAGGGMAFIEIADDATEADGQGFDQAILAWLRPHADPHDALGPPWLEHAMGELTALGGIAPLILIASMAVIFLLLRRRYGSSLLVTLSLSGGVAISQSLKALYGRDRPPDIFRAEEVINASFPSGHAMLSTITYLTLGALLAQAMDRRRLKVFVLAGAVLIAALVGVSRVYLAVHWASDVLAGWSLGAAWAMACWLVAWFIQRRKKPGLLRSGLSRKDPLVTGE; the protein is encoded by the coding sequence ATGGCTCAGCTTGCCCTGCGAATCCTGCGACTTCTGACCCAGGCCGTACGCCTGGGTCGGGCGGAACTGGCCGCCCTGTTCGCCCTGTTGATCGTCGCGGGCGGCGGCATGGCCTTCATCGAGATCGCCGACGACGCCACCGAGGCCGATGGCCAGGGATTCGATCAGGCGATTCTGGCTTGGCTGCGCCCCCACGCCGACCCTCATGACGCCCTCGGGCCGCCGTGGCTCGAACACGCAATGGGGGAGCTGACCGCCCTGGGCGGCATCGCGCCGCTGATTCTCATCGCCAGCATGGCGGTGATCTTCCTGCTGTTGCGCCGGCGATACGGATCATCCCTGCTGGTGACTCTGTCGTTGAGCGGTGGGGTGGCGATCAGTCAAAGCCTGAAGGCGCTCTACGGTCGGGATCGGCCACCGGATATCTTCCGCGCCGAGGAGGTGATCAACGCCAGCTTCCCTAGCGGTCACGCCATGCTGTCGACGATCACCTATCTGACACTCGGCGCCTTGCTGGCGCAGGCCATGGATCGGCGGCGGCTGAAAGTGTTCGTCCTTGCCGGGGCGGTGTTGATCGCCGCGCTCGTGGGCGTAAGCCGTGTCTATCTGGCGGTCCACTGGGCCAGCGATGTCCTGGCCGGATGGAGCCTGGGCGCGGCCTGGGCCATGGCCTGCTGGCTGGTCGCGTGGTTCATCCAGCGCCGCAAGAAGCCGGGCTTGCTTCGCAGCGGCCTCAGCCGTAAAGACCCACTCGTCACTGGGGAGTAG
- a CDS encoding ribonucleoside-diphosphate reductase subunit alpha, which translates to MMASEAAKQQATTSARTAPMRPAERPHLQVVTKVQVDRSRDALLTDFGKTTLEDRYLLPGESYQDMFARVATAFSDDADHAQRIYDYISKLWFMPSTPVLSNGGADRGLPISCFLNSVSDSLDGIVGVWNENVWLAANGGGIGTYWGGVRSIGERVKGQGQTSGIIPFIRVMDSLTLAISQGSLRRGSAAVYLDIHHPEIEEFLEIRKPSGDFNRKSLNLHHGISITDAFMEAVRDGAKFGLQSPKTGEVVREVDARDLWQKILDLRMQTGEPYLIFSDTVNRAMPQHQKDLGLSVRQSNLCSEIMLHTGADHLGNDRTAVCCLSSVNAETFLEWRDEPRFIEDVMRFLDNVLEDFILRAPSPAAAAVYAAQRERSVGLGLMGFHSFLQAQNVPFESALAKSWNMRLFKHLRREADKASKLLAEEKGPCLDAAERGVMERFSHKLAIAPTASISIICGGTSAGIEPIPANIYTHKTLSGSFAVKNPYLERLLDEKGQNTEAVWGSILEQEGSVQHLDFLTQDEKDVYKTAFELDQRWVVELAADRTPEICQSQSVNIFLPGDVDKWDLHMLHWQAWERGVKSLYYLRSKSVQRAAYAGAETAVVAEAMSTPRTDYEECLACQ; encoded by the coding sequence ATGATGGCGAGCGAAGCGGCGAAACAGCAGGCAACCACCAGCGCCCGGACGGCGCCGATGCGCCCCGCCGAGCGCCCGCACCTGCAGGTCGTCACCAAGGTCCAGGTCGATCGATCGCGCGACGCCCTGCTCACTGATTTCGGCAAGACCACTCTTGAGGATCGCTACCTGCTGCCGGGCGAGTCCTACCAGGACATGTTCGCTCGCGTCGCCACGGCCTTCTCCGACGACGCAGATCACGCCCAGCGCATCTACGATTACATCTCCAAGCTCTGGTTCATGCCCTCGACGCCCGTCCTTTCGAACGGCGGCGCCGACCGCGGCCTGCCGATCAGCTGTTTCCTGAACTCGGTGTCCGACAGTCTCGACGGCATTGTCGGCGTCTGGAATGAGAACGTCTGGCTGGCGGCCAACGGCGGCGGCATCGGCACCTACTGGGGCGGCGTGCGCTCCATCGGCGAACGCGTCAAAGGCCAGGGCCAGACCAGCGGCATCATCCCCTTCATCCGCGTGATGGACAGCCTGACCTTGGCCATCAGCCAGGGCAGCCTGCGTCGCGGTTCGGCGGCGGTGTACCTGGATATCCACCACCCGGAGATCGAGGAGTTCCTCGAAATCCGCAAACCCTCGGGCGACTTCAACCGCAAGTCCCTGAACCTGCACCACGGCATCTCGATCACCGACGCCTTCATGGAAGCGGTTCGCGACGGCGCCAAGTTCGGCCTGCAGTCGCCCAAGACCGGCGAAGTTGTCCGTGAAGTGGACGCCCGCGACCTGTGGCAGAAGATCCTCGACCTGCGCATGCAGACGGGCGAGCCTTATCTGATCTTCTCCGACACCGTGAACCGCGCCATGCCGCAGCACCAGAAGGATCTGGGCCTGTCGGTGCGCCAGTCGAACCTGTGCAGCGAGATCATGCTGCACACCGGCGCCGATCACCTGGGCAACGACCGCACGGCGGTCTGCTGCCTGTCGTCGGTGAACGCCGAGACCTTCCTAGAGTGGCGCGATGAGCCCCGCTTCATCGAGGACGTGATGCGCTTCCTCGACAACGTGCTGGAGGATTTCATCCTGCGCGCCCCGTCGCCGGCCGCCGCCGCTGTCTACGCCGCTCAGCGCGAGCGTTCGGTAGGCTTGGGCCTGATGGGCTTCCACTCGTTCCTGCAGGCCCAGAACGTTCCGTTCGAGAGCGCCCTGGCCAAGAGCTGGAACATGCGCCTGTTCAAGCACCTGCGCCGCGAGGCCGACAAGGCCTCCAAGCTGCTGGCCGAGGAGAAGGGCCCCTGCCTGGACGCGGCCGAGCGCGGCGTCATGGAGCGCTTCTCGCACAAGCTGGCCATCGCCCCGACGGCTTCGATCTCAATCATCTGCGGCGGCACCAGCGCCGGCATCGAGCCGATCCCTGCCAACATCTACACCCACAAGACCCTGTCGGGCTCGTTCGCGGTGAAGAACCCCTATCTTGAGCGCCTGCTCGACGAGAAGGGCCAGAATACCGAAGCCGTCTGGGGCTCGATCCTGGAGCAGGAGGGGTCGGTCCAGCATCTGGACTTCCTCACCCAGGACGAGAAGGACGTCTACAAGACCGCCTTCGAACTGGATCAGCGCTGGGTGGTCGAACTGGCCGCCGACCGCACCCCGGAAATCTGCCAGTCGCAGTCGGTGAACATCTTCCTGCCAGGCGACGTGGATAAGTGGGACCTGCACATGCTGCACTGGCAGGCTTGGGAGCGGGGCGTCAAATCCCTCTACTACCTGCGCTCCAAGTCGGTTCAGCGCGCCGCCTACGCCGGGGCGGAGACGGCCGTCGTGGCCGAGGCCATGAGCACGCCGCGCACCGATTACGAGGAATGTCTCGCCTGCCAGTAA
- a CDS encoding thioesterase family protein, with amino-acid sequence MTDATLAPTAYSTLVDAIVRTGEVEIPADWLQGRTTYGGLSAALCVEAALHAWPGLPPLRSAMLTFVGPAAGQARFTPQILRQGKSVTVVNVDMESQGGLATRATLCFGAARMSMLDHTWITKPQVASPAQATPLAAGPSFGQHFERAIAGGSIPLSGEGDPELLWWIRHRDRQAGSGAASLLALGDVLPPAAAVLYNAWSPISSMTWMVEFTQEAPQPDDGFWLCQSRAEVTAGGYSAQAMTLWGAGDRPALIGRQTVAVFG; translated from the coding sequence ATGACCGACGCGACTCTCGCCCCCACCGCCTATTCGACCCTGGTGGACGCCATCGTCCGCACCGGCGAAGTCGAGATTCCGGCGGACTGGCTTCAGGGTCGCACCACCTATGGCGGGCTGTCCGCGGCCCTGTGCGTGGAGGCCGCGCTGCACGCCTGGCCAGGCTTGCCGCCCCTGCGGTCGGCGATGCTCACCTTCGTCGGCCCCGCCGCAGGTCAGGCCCGTTTCACACCGCAGATTCTGCGGCAAGGCAAATCGGTCACCGTGGTCAATGTCGATATGGAGAGCCAAGGCGGCCTAGCCACACGAGCGACCCTGTGCTTCGGCGCGGCCCGAATGTCGATGTTGGACCACACCTGGATCACTAAGCCCCAGGTCGCGTCGCCAGCCCAAGCGACGCCGCTCGCCGCCGGGCCCAGCTTCGGCCAGCATTTCGAGCGCGCGATCGCCGGCGGGTCGATCCCTCTTTCGGGGGAGGGTGACCCAGAGCTTCTGTGGTGGATTCGGCATCGCGACCGTCAGGCCGGTTCAGGCGCAGCATCCTTGCTCGCGCTCGGCGATGTGTTGCCGCCAGCCGCCGCGGTTCTTTACAATGCGTGGTCCCCGATCAGCTCCATGACCTGGATGGTCGAGTTCACTCAAGAGGCTCCGCAGCCGGATGATGGTTTCTGGCTCTGTCAGAGCCGGGCCGAGGTCACGGCCGGCGGCTATTCGGCTCAGGCCATGACCCTGTGGGGCGCCGGCGACCGCCCCGCCTTGATCGGACGCCAGACGGTCGCGGTATTCGGCTAA
- a CDS encoding lipid A-modifier LpxR family protein: MRIWVGLGCLAACAAVTSTASGQSLDASGLIVREQQQTALGGAFAVAGPANAPLSLGASRYDADRGLIDWSSRETVTHSKSGKRVDSVRVSTATYAPQTGGLVLPRPGVDAEDFASVDAYDVTLTRGWPAALAFSAGKLDIDVSPHAAIGFGDSGNSAEAGAMLRVGKDLEDRVDNALGSVGLRDGSSFGDKGRWYLFAAASGRAVGMNMLQGAGGWERAGWSTDATSRLVGDAQAGVAWRKGAMQASVGYVSRKIKGKEQFRGMDTIETSMVALSFSLRPKW; the protein is encoded by the coding sequence GTGCGGATCTGGGTTGGATTAGGATGTCTTGCGGCCTGCGCGGCCGTGACCAGCACGGCGTCAGGTCAGAGCCTGGACGCGTCTGGATTGATCGTGCGGGAACAGCAGCAAACCGCTTTGGGCGGCGCCTTTGCAGTGGCGGGCCCCGCCAATGCGCCCTTGTCGCTGGGCGCCTCGCGCTATGACGCCGACAGAGGGCTGATCGACTGGTCGAGCCGGGAAACCGTCACCCATAGCAAAAGCGGCAAGCGGGTGGATTCCGTTCGCGTCAGCACGGCGACCTATGCGCCTCAGACCGGCGGGCTCGTGTTGCCACGCCCAGGTGTGGACGCGGAGGACTTCGCCAGCGTAGACGCCTATGACGTCACCTTGACGCGCGGCTGGCCCGCGGCTCTGGCCTTCTCCGCCGGCAAGCTGGACATCGACGTCTCCCCCCATGCCGCCATCGGATTTGGCGACAGCGGCAACAGCGCCGAGGCTGGCGCCATGCTGCGGGTCGGCAAAGACCTGGAAGACCGCGTGGACAATGCTCTGGGTAGCGTCGGGCTGCGAGATGGATCGAGCTTCGGCGACAAGGGTCGCTGGTATCTGTTCGCCGCCGCCAGCGGCCGTGCGGTGGGCATGAACATGCTGCAGGGCGCCGGCGGCTGGGAGCGGGCCGGCTGGTCCACCGACGCCACCAGCCGTCTTGTGGGTGACGCTCAGGCCGGAGTCGCCTGGCGCAAGGGCGCCATGCAGGCGTCGGTCGGCTACGTCAGCCGCAAGATCAAGGGCAAGGAGCAGTTTCGGGGCATGGACACCATCGAAACCTCGATGGTCGCTCTCAGCTTTAGCCTGAGGCCCAAGTGGTGA
- the rfbA gene encoding glucose-1-phosphate thymidylyltransferase RfbA, producing MRRGIILAGGAGTRLHPLTLAVSKQLLPIYDKPMIYYPLSVLMLAGIREVLIITTPEDAPAFRRLLGDGSRIGMSLSYTVQESPDGLAQAFILGEEFLAGEPSALVLGDNIFYGAQFGARLASAHDRSHGATIFGYTVADPGRYGVVEFAEDGRVLSIEEKPQRPKSNYAVTGLYFYDERACDFARGLKPSPRGELEITDLNRLYLEAGDLQVEQLGRGFTWLDTGTHDSLIQAGELVRTLEQRQGLRIGSIEEIAFNKGWIDSVALLEIAGATKNDYADYLRGLARGEIAPTLSY from the coding sequence ATGCGACGTGGGATTATCCTGGCGGGGGGCGCCGGCACGCGGCTTCACCCGTTGACCCTGGCGGTGTCCAAGCAGCTGCTGCCCATCTACGACAAGCCGATGATCTACTATCCGCTGTCGGTCCTGATGCTGGCCGGCATCCGCGAAGTGTTGATCATCACGACGCCGGAAGACGCCCCTGCTTTTCGCCGGTTGCTTGGGGATGGTTCGCGCATCGGCATGAGCCTGTCCTACACCGTCCAGGAGTCGCCCGACGGCTTGGCGCAAGCTTTCATCCTTGGCGAGGAGTTCCTAGCCGGGGAGCCCAGCGCGCTCGTGCTGGGGGACAACATCTTCTACGGAGCCCAGTTCGGGGCACGCCTAGCTTCCGCCCATGACCGAAGCCATGGCGCGACGATCTTCGGCTATACGGTGGCCGATCCGGGCCGCTACGGCGTGGTGGAGTTCGCCGAGGACGGCCGCGTGCTCTCAATTGAGGAAAAGCCCCAGCGGCCGAAATCGAACTACGCGGTCACTGGCCTCTATTTCTACGACGAGCGGGCCTGCGACTTCGCCCGCGGCCTCAAACCGTCGCCGCGCGGCGAGCTGGAGATCACCGACCTCAATCGCCTCTATCTGGAGGCCGGCGACCTGCAGGTCGAGCAATTGGGGCGTGGCTTCACCTGGCTCGACACCGGCACCCACGACAGCCTGATCCAGGCCGGCGAACTGGTACGCACCCTCGAGCAACGCCAAGGCCTGCGGATCGGCTCCATCGAGGAGATCGCCTTCAACAAGGGCTGGATCGACAGCGTCGCCTTGCTGGAGATCGCCGGCGCGACCAAGAATGATTACGCCGACTATCTGCGAGGGCTGGCCCGCGGCGAGATCGCGCCGACCCTTTCGTACTAG
- the rfbB gene encoding dTDP-glucose 4,6-dehydratase, with the protein MKLLVTGGAGFIGSAVVRLAIARGLSVVNLDKLTYSANLASLVSVQDHPAYAFEQADIVDAPAVAAILEKHQPDAVMHLAAESHVDRSIDGPLAFIHTNVTGTAVLLEAVRRYVAGMPQGRREAFRFHHVSTDEVFGALGVDDPPFDETTAYAPNSPYSASKAASDHLVRAWGETFGVPFVLTNCSNNYGPFQFPEKLIPVTVLRALAGQSIPVYGKGLNVRDWLFVDDHAEALLLVLEKGRLGQTYCIGGEAERRNIDLVASLCGVLDQIAPKTTPHADLISFVTDRPGHDLRYAIDIAKVREELGWSPRTSLGEGLELTARWYIDNRSWWEPLLAREGVGRRLGLSPR; encoded by the coding sequence GTGAAGCTGCTGGTCACGGGGGGAGCCGGGTTCATCGGCTCGGCGGTCGTGCGGCTGGCGATCGCGCGCGGGCTGTCGGTGGTCAACCTCGACAAGCTCACCTATTCGGCAAACCTGGCGAGCCTGGTCTCGGTTCAGGACCATCCAGCCTACGCCTTCGAACAGGCCGACATCGTCGATGCGCCAGCCGTGGCCGCTATCCTGGAGAAACATCAGCCAGACGCGGTGATGCACCTGGCGGCCGAGTCCCATGTGGATCGCTCGATCGACGGGCCCTTGGCTTTCATCCACACCAATGTGACCGGGACCGCCGTGCTGCTCGAGGCGGTTAGGCGTTACGTCGCCGGCATGCCGCAAGGCCGGCGCGAGGCTTTCCGCTTCCACCACGTGTCGACGGACGAGGTGTTCGGCGCCCTTGGCGTGGATGATCCGCCGTTCGACGAAACGACGGCCTACGCGCCCAACTCACCCTATTCAGCCAGCAAGGCGGCCTCCGACCATCTGGTGCGGGCCTGGGGCGAGACCTTCGGCGTTCCCTTCGTCCTGACCAACTGCTCCAACAATTACGGTCCCTTCCAGTTTCCCGAGAAGCTCATCCCGGTGACGGTGCTTCGGGCGCTCGCGGGCCAATCGATCCCCGTCTATGGCAAGGGTCTGAACGTACGTGATTGGCTGTTCGTGGACGACCACGCCGAAGCCCTGCTGCTGGTCCTTGAAAAGGGTCGCCTGGGTCAGACCTACTGCATCGGCGGCGAGGCGGAGCGGCGCAACATCGATCTGGTGGCTAGCCTGTGCGGCGTACTCGACCAGATCGCACCCAAGACTACCCCTCATGCCGATCTGATCAGCTTCGTCACCGATCGCCCTGGGCATGATCTTCGCTACGCCATCGACATCGCCAAGGTTCGCGAGGAACTGGGCTGGTCGCCACGCACCAGCCTGGGCGAGGGCCTTGAGTTGACCGCGCGCTGGTACATCGACAATCGATCATGGTGGGAACCGCTCCTGGCTCGCGAGGGCGTCGGCCGTCGCCTGGGGCTTTCGCCCCGCTGA
- the rfbC gene encoding dTDP-4-dehydrorhamnose 3,5-epimerase, whose amino-acid sequence MDVKRLTIPEVMVLKPPRLRDTRGFFTELYSLQKTAELGLPTFVQDNMSLSEEAGTLRGLHFQSPPHAQAKLVSVLTGAILDVAVDARLGSPTYGHHVSHVLDCEAGEQMYVPVGFLHGFVTLQPQTRVLYKVSDIYAPACDGAVRWDDPDLAIDWGLTQGAATLSPKDASAQAFADFTSPFQHAPSEPTL is encoded by the coding sequence ATGGACGTCAAACGTCTCACCATTCCTGAAGTGATGGTTTTGAAGCCCCCGCGCCTGCGCGACACGCGCGGCTTCTTCACCGAACTCTACAGCCTTCAAAAGACTGCCGAGCTCGGCCTGCCGACTTTCGTTCAGGATAATATGAGCCTGTCGGAAGAGGCCGGCACGCTGCGTGGGCTGCATTTCCAAAGCCCCCCGCATGCGCAGGCCAAGTTGGTTAGCGTGCTGACCGGCGCCATTCTGGATGTAGCGGTCGACGCGCGGCTTGGCTCCCCAACCTACGGCCATCATGTCAGTCATGTGCTGGATTGCGAGGCCGGCGAGCAGATGTATGTGCCGGTCGGCTTCCTGCATGGGTTCGTCACCCTGCAACCGCAGACCCGGGTGCTCTACAAGGTCTCGGACATCTATGCTCCTGCCTGCGACGGCGCCGTGCGATGGGACGACCCGGATCTGGCGATCGACTGGGGGCTGACGCAGGGCGCCGCGACCCTATCGCCCAAGGACGCGAGCGCGCAGGCCTTCGCCGACTTCACATCCCCCTTCCAACACGCGCCCTCGGAGCCCACCCTGTGA
- a CDS encoding ATP-binding protein, with protein sequence MTALRRPLHRALAIGSVAPAVAFLAWACVDLTMRHKQLTPIWAANGVALTALLLAPSRYWGWIVAAALSGNLVGNAAAGATPIIALGLSVTDAIEYTACAWMVRRILGPQVDLSQPRHLTWFVVAAVASVLVSAVLSSLMLQALNRGMIMQNMTLWTLANSLGLLIITPALTTLVRRPEAFRPTYFDRISIAAILGVAGMVVAVFHFGPYPFLFFVPPLVLLLAVRMEALGAMIGVAVTAITAVFLSAAGVGSLDNQPMGAVEKAIALQLFLAVTTLTALFVAAMAARGRRLQQEAVQARDAAREQSRRAEMAETVVGLGHWRMDLAGQRLTCSRQMFDIFGVDENEPDLLAQVRTILEPEDRRLLGDEFIRLQTGGGPRDQINMRIVRPDGGVRHLSVSMRLDRDETGTPTAIFGTTLDITAQVAGAAALAESESRFRLLAENATDLVIQCTTRGVITYVSPSAKTLLGYESESLAGRSALDFLVRADARGLLSGLIDQMAASGGKPSARIEYRIRKQNGEVAWFEGQPVLVRDPHTGEITGITDIVRDVTARKALEAQLREARAQAEAAAAAKAEFLANMSHELRTPLTAVIGFSEMAAGRPGQDVQTTEYLELVTTAGRALLATINDILDFSKLEAGQVEINPVATDPRGLAERTVALFSIQAAHKGLSLCAVGMDDLPPAVLIDADRVRQVLLNLLGNAVKFTRKGEVRLETAYDPVTQMLRIEVTDTGPGISPEAMSKLFQRFSQVDGSSTRAHGGTGLGLAICKGLIEAMGGDINAESRAGEGSRFWFSIPAPLGVMGTDEPEAQAAPMAGRRVLFADDNLANRQLVHVLLNAVGIEVRLAQNGLEALNLAESETFDAIILDLRMPGLDGEAVARRLRTAEKKGEHKPIIAFSAGTATPALMEVFDAWVGKPVIPQTLLTTLGEMISTPPARRRRAVSN encoded by the coding sequence ATGACCGCTCTGCGCCGCCCTCTCCACAGAGCCCTCGCCATTGGCTCCGTCGCACCCGCCGTCGCCTTTCTGGCGTGGGCTTGCGTCGATCTGACGATGCGCCACAAGCAGCTGACCCCGATCTGGGCGGCGAACGGCGTGGCTTTGACGGCGTTGCTGCTTGCGCCCTCACGCTACTGGGGATGGATCGTCGCGGCCGCCCTTAGCGGCAACCTCGTGGGTAATGCCGCGGCCGGCGCCACGCCGATCATCGCGCTAGGGCTCTCGGTAACGGACGCGATCGAGTACACGGCCTGCGCCTGGATGGTGCGCCGCATCCTCGGACCGCAGGTAGACCTCAGCCAACCACGTCATCTGACCTGGTTCGTGGTCGCCGCCGTGGCCAGCGTCCTGGTTTCGGCGGTTCTGAGTTCGCTCATGCTGCAAGCCCTGAACCGGGGCATGATCATGCAGAACATGACCCTGTGGACTCTGGCCAACAGCTTGGGTCTGCTGATCATCACGCCGGCCCTGACGACCCTTGTGCGGCGACCAGAGGCGTTCCGCCCCACCTATTTCGACCGTATTTCCATCGCCGCGATATTGGGCGTGGCGGGAATGGTGGTCGCGGTCTTCCACTTTGGCCCCTACCCCTTCCTCTTCTTCGTGCCTCCGCTGGTTCTATTGCTGGCCGTGCGCATGGAGGCCTTGGGGGCCATGATCGGCGTCGCGGTCACCGCCATCACCGCCGTTTTCCTGAGCGCCGCGGGCGTCGGCTCGCTGGACAACCAGCCCATGGGGGCGGTCGAAAAGGCGATCGCCCTGCAGCTCTTCCTGGCGGTCACCACCCTGACCGCCTTGTTCGTGGCCGCCATGGCTGCTCGGGGCCGAAGGTTGCAGCAGGAGGCCGTACAGGCCCGCGACGCCGCGCGAGAACAGAGCCGCCGCGCGGAGATGGCCGAAACCGTTGTCGGCCTGGGTCATTGGCGCATGGATCTGGCCGGCCAGCGACTGACCTGCTCACGGCAGATGTTCGATATCTTCGGCGTGGACGAGAACGAGCCCGATCTGCTGGCGCAGGTGCGGACCATTCTCGAACCGGAAGATCGCCGGCTTCTGGGAGATGAGTTCATCCGCCTGCAAACCGGTGGCGGCCCGCGAGACCAGATCAATATGCGCATCGTGCGGCCTGACGGCGGCGTACGGCATCTGTCGGTCAGCATGCGCCTCGACAGAGACGAGACCGGTACGCCGACGGCCATTTTTGGCACGACTCTGGATATCACCGCTCAGGTCGCCGGCGCTGCGGCCCTGGCCGAGAGCGAATCGCGCTTTCGCCTGCTGGCCGAGAACGCCACCGATCTCGTCATCCAATGTACGACGCGCGGCGTGATCACCTATGTGTCGCCGTCGGCCAAGACCCTGCTGGGTTATGAGTCCGAAAGCCTGGCCGGCCGCAGCGCCCTGGATTTCCTGGTCCGCGCCGACGCTCGGGGACTGCTCAGCGGCCTGATCGACCAGATGGCCGCCAGCGGCGGCAAACCTTCCGCCAGGATTGAGTACCGAATTCGCAAGCAAAACGGCGAGGTGGCGTGGTTCGAGGGCCAGCCCGTTCTGGTGCGCGATCCCCACACGGGCGAGATCACCGGCATCACCGACATCGTCCGCGATGTCACCGCACGCAAGGCCCTGGAAGCGCAGCTGCGCGAAGCCCGCGCCCAGGCCGAAGCCGCGGCGGCGGCGAAGGCCGAGTTCCTGGCTAATATGAGCCATGAGCTGCGCACGCCCCTCACCGCAGTGATCGGCTTTTCCGAAATGGCTGCGGGTCGCCCTGGCCAGGATGTCCAGACAACCGAGTATCTGGAGCTTGTCACCACGGCCGGGCGAGCTCTGCTGGCGACGATCAACGACATCCTCGACTTCTCCAAGCTCGAAGCGGGACAGGTCGAGATCAACCCGGTCGCCACAGACCCGCGCGGCCTGGCTGAGCGAACCGTGGCGCTGTTCTCGATCCAGGCCGCGCACAAGGGCCTGAGCCTTTGCGCCGTTGGCATGGACGATTTGCCGCCCGCAGTGCTTATCGACGCCGACCGTGTGCGGCAGGTTCTGCTGAACCTGCTAGGCAACGCGGTGAAGTTCACCCGCAAGGGCGAGGTCCGACTCGAGACCGCCTACGACCCCGTCACGCAGATGCTGCGCATAGAGGTCACCGACACCGGACCAGGCATATCGCCGGAAGCCATGAGCAAGCTCTTTCAGCGTTTCTCGCAGGTCGATGGATCATCAACGCGCGCCCACGGCGGAACGGGTCTGGGCCTGGCCATCTGCAAGGGCCTGATCGAGGCCATGGGCGGCGATATCAACGCCGAGAGCCGGGCGGGCGAAGGCTCACGATTCTGGTTCTCGATCCCTGCGCCGCTCGGCGTGATGGGTACGGACGAGCCCGAAGCCCAGGCCGCGCCCATGGCCGGCCGCAGAGTACTTTTTGCGGATGACAACCTGGCCAACCGCCAACTCGTTCACGTGTTGCTGAACGCCGTGGGGATCGAGGTACGGCTCGCACAAAACGGGCTGGAAGCCCTGAACCTCGCCGAAAGCGAAACCTTCGACGCCATAATCCTCGATCTACGCATGCCTGGGCTTGATGGCGAGGCGGTGGCCCGGCGCCTGCGAACCGCCGAAAAGAAGGGTGAGCACAAGCCGATCATCGCCTTCTCGGCTGGAACCGCGACCCCCGCTCTCATGGAGGTGTTCGATGCGTGGGTCGGCAAACCCGTCATCCCGCAGACGCTGCTGACCACATTGGGCGAAATGATCTCCACACCTCCCGCTAGACGCCGCCGCGCCGTCTCGAACTGA